One window of the Shewanella maritima genome contains the following:
- a CDS encoding response regulator transcription factor, whose amino-acid sequence MRILIVEDDATTLKYVTEGFTAQQYQVDSATDGQQGLTLAKHNDYDLIILDRMLPKLDGLTLLSALRTCGNTTPVLILSALSHVDERVKGLRAGGDDYMTKPFAFAELLVRAEKLAQRNQVQPAATDLEVGPLSMELLTRKVTLDDQELMLQPKEFQLLKYLMENPNKVISRTLLFEAVWDYHFDPRTNVIDVHIAKLRRKFEELGYGELIETVRGAGYRLCKGH is encoded by the coding sequence ATGCGTATTTTGATTGTTGAAGATGATGCCACCACACTGAAGTATGTTACTGAAGGCTTTACCGCCCAGCAGTATCAGGTGGACAGTGCCACTGATGGTCAGCAAGGGCTAACGCTTGCTAAGCACAATGATTATGACCTGATTATTCTAGACCGCATGTTGCCCAAGCTTGATGGTTTAACCTTGCTATCGGCGCTACGCACCTGTGGTAATACTACGCCAGTGCTTATCTTGTCTGCATTAAGCCATGTGGACGAGCGGGTAAAAGGCCTGCGAGCTGGTGGTGACGATTATATGACTAAGCCGTTCGCATTTGCCGAGTTATTGGTGCGTGCAGAAAAGCTTGCTCAGCGCAATCAAGTTCAGCCAGCAGCAACCGATCTTGAAGTTGGCCCACTGAGCATGGAGCTGCTGACCCGTAAAGTGACGCTGGATGATCAAGAGCTCATGCTACAGCCAAAAGAGTTCCAGTTACTTAAATACCTAATGGAAAACCCCAACAAGGTGATTAGCCGCACCTTGCTATTTGAAGCCGTATGGGATTACCACTTTGACCCACGTACCAATGTGATTGATGTGCATATTGCTAAGCTGCGCCGCAAGTTTGAAGAGCTCGGCTATGGCGAGTTAATTGAAACTGTGCGAGGGGCAGGTTATCGCCTTTGCAAAGGGCATTAA
- a CDS encoding ABC transporter ATP-binding protein: protein MSVVAADLHCELKQQSPIPIDASFSCKAGEVLAVVGPSGGGKTTLLRMIAGLSHAEQGFIRYGEQDWFNANTSTQLSPQQRHIGYMPQHFGLFPHLSAVQNVMAGLEHIAKPERLPRAQDWLERVNLHGMPDRLPANLSGGQRQRVALARALAREPKVLLLDEPFSAVDRETRERLYIELAKLKSQLAIPVIMVTHDINEALLLADKMLLISQGKMQQQGKPFEVLSHPQNEAVARQMGLRNIFSSTVAEVDKQQNLTRFKLGDHVIACDGVTDFEPDQAIRWVIPNQGIRFNSISRGRLCRSINKLEVTIESLLVMGESVRIIASIDGVNERINTDVPSHLADKLQLRVGLQTTVALKSDQIHIFS, encoded by the coding sequence ATGAGCGTCGTAGCCGCTGATCTCCATTGTGAATTAAAGCAACAGTCGCCTATCCCTATTGATGCTAGTTTTAGTTGTAAAGCTGGTGAAGTTTTGGCTGTGGTTGGCCCATCTGGCGGCGGTAAAACCACCTTGCTGAGAATGATTGCCGGTTTATCCCATGCCGAACAAGGCTTTATTCGCTATGGAGAGCAAGACTGGTTTAATGCCAATACTTCGACCCAACTAAGTCCCCAGCAACGCCATATTGGTTATATGCCGCAGCATTTTGGGTTGTTTCCGCATTTATCTGCAGTGCAAAACGTGATGGCAGGGCTTGAGCACATTGCTAAGCCTGAGCGCTTGCCTAGAGCACAAGACTGGCTAGAGAGAGTTAACCTACATGGCATGCCAGATAGGTTACCCGCTAATTTATCAGGCGGGCAAAGGCAGCGAGTAGCGCTGGCGCGTGCACTCGCACGTGAACCAAAAGTCTTGTTGTTAGACGAGCCGTTCTCAGCCGTTGATAGAGAAACGCGTGAGCGCTTATATATCGAGCTTGCCAAGCTCAAGTCTCAGCTGGCGATCCCTGTGATTATGGTGACCCATGATATTAACGAGGCTTTACTGTTGGCAGATAAAATGCTGCTGATTAGCCAAGGCAAAATGCAACAGCAGGGCAAGCCGTTTGAGGTGTTATCTCACCCGCAAAATGAGGCGGTGGCAAGGCAAATGGGTCTGCGTAATATTTTCTCAAGTACTGTAGCAGAAGTTGATAAGCAACAAAATCTAACCCGATTTAAGCTAGGTGACCATGTTATTGCCTGCGATGGCGTGACAGATTTTGAGCCTGACCAAGCCATTCGCTGGGTCATCCCCAACCAAGGTATTCGTTTTAATTCAATCAGCCGTGGTCGTTTGTGTCGCAGTATCAATAAACTAGAAGTGACTATTGAGTCGTTACTGGTCATGGGTGAAAGTGTGCGCATAATTGCCAGTATTGATGGTGTGAATGAGCGAATCAACACTGATGTACCAAGTCATCTTGCTGACAAACTTCAACTGCGAGTTGGCTTACAGACCACGGTTGCGCTTAAGTCAGATCAAATTCATATCTTTAGTTAG
- the modB gene encoding molybdate ABC transporter permease subunit, whose product MDWEALTLSIKLSCYTVLFLIPLSIIAGRALAYGRFKGKSWVEALIMVPLVLPPTVIGYYLLVGLGSQSLIGSWVEQVFGQQLVFHFSGLVIASMLVNIPFAMQPIQRAFESIPADIRDAAACCGMSRWTTFIKVELPMVWPGVLTAFVLCFSHVLGEFGVVLMLGGSIAGETKTISIAIYDSVQAFDFDAAGVMSLILLLFAISALALTTSLSRRLGGQHERRSR is encoded by the coding sequence ATGGATTGGGAAGCACTAACACTTTCAATTAAGTTAAGTTGTTACACTGTGCTGTTTTTGATCCCGCTATCTATTATCGCTGGCCGTGCGCTAGCTTATGGGCGCTTTAAAGGTAAGTCCTGGGTTGAAGCATTAATCATGGTGCCGCTGGTATTGCCGCCTACTGTGATTGGTTACTATCTATTGGTTGGTTTGGGCAGTCAAAGCTTGATCGGTAGCTGGGTTGAGCAAGTTTTTGGTCAGCAGTTGGTGTTTCATTTCTCTGGCTTAGTCATTGCCTCTATGCTGGTAAATATTCCCTTTGCCATGCAGCCGATTCAGCGCGCGTTTGAATCTATTCCTGCTGATATTCGTGACGCCGCTGCTTGCTGCGGTATGAGCCGCTGGACGACGTTTATTAAGGTCGAGTTACCTATGGTGTGGCCTGGCGTATTAACAGCCTTTGTACTGTGTTTCTCCCACGTACTGGGTGAGTTTGGGGTTGTGCTCATGCTAGGTGGCAGTATCGCCGGTGAAACCAAAACTATTTCAATTGCCATATACGACAGTGTGCAGGCATTTGACTTTGATGCTGCCGGCGTGATGTCGCTTATCCTGTTGCTATTTGCCATTAGCGCGTTAGCGTTAACTACCAGTTTATCAAGACGATTAGGAGGCCAGCATGAGCGTCGTAGCCGCTGA
- the modA gene encoding molybdate ABC transporter substrate-binding protein codes for MASAKDVPAIAAASSIKFALDDIAKQFSQDTGKRVRISYGSSGNFVAQIKHGAPFELFLSADRRYTQQLEQAGFTQGDGDIYALGKLVLAAPKNSPLQLDEQLNGVKALLASGKLSRFTIANPEHAPYGERARQVLQQLSLWQDIQPQLIYGENVSQAAQFALSGSTQGGIVALSLASAPRFKARANYIEIPQQYYQPLAQKMVLTKKAGDTAKAFYSYLQSDAAQAIFEQYGFGKGGN; via the coding sequence ATGGCGAGCGCCAAGGATGTCCCAGCTATCGCTGCCGCTTCCAGCATCAAGTTCGCTCTGGATGATATTGCCAAGCAATTTAGCCAAGATACAGGCAAGCGGGTGCGAATTTCCTATGGCTCGTCGGGTAATTTTGTGGCGCAGATAAAACACGGTGCCCCGTTCGAATTATTCTTATCCGCCGATAGGCGTTATACCCAGCAGCTTGAACAAGCTGGCTTTACTCAAGGCGATGGTGATATTTATGCCCTAGGTAAATTGGTACTAGCTGCGCCTAAAAATTCACCACTGCAGTTAGATGAGCAGCTAAATGGCGTGAAAGCCCTGCTCGCCTCAGGCAAGCTATCACGTTTTACCATTGCCAACCCTGAACATGCGCCTTATGGCGAGCGAGCGCGGCAAGTGTTGCAACAGCTGTCACTTTGGCAAGATATTCAGCCGCAGCTGATTTACGGAGAAAATGTCTCGCAAGCGGCTCAGTTTGCGTTAAGTGGTTCAACCCAAGGTGGTATTGTTGCTTTGTCGCTTGCCAGTGCGCCACGTTTTAAAGCGCGGGCTAACTATATCGAAATTCCACAGCAATATTATCAACCACTCGCCCAGAAAATGGTGTTAACCAAAAAAGCGGGCGATACCGCAAAAGCATTTTATTCATATTTACAATCAGACGCCGCGCAGGCTATTTTTGAGCAATACGGTTTCGGTAAAGGCGGGAATTGA
- the moaE gene encoding molybdopterin synthase catalytic subunit MoaE gives MSQQAKVIVQTQDFNVAEEYALLANDISDGAVVNFVGKVRDFNDGSDVTDLTLEHYPGMTESVLNQLAEQAYDRWPLNKVTIIHRVGTMGLGEQIVFIGVTSAHRKAAFAACEFLIDFLKTKAPFWKLEAGSDGDKWVEARDSDEQAAKMWQE, from the coding sequence ATGAGCCAGCAAGCAAAAGTCATCGTTCAAACCCAAGACTTTAACGTTGCCGAAGAATATGCGCTACTAGCCAATGATATTAGCGACGGTGCAGTGGTTAATTTTGTTGGTAAAGTGCGCGATTTTAATGACGGTAGTGACGTCACCGACTTAACCCTTGAGCATTACCCAGGGATGACAGAGTCAGTGCTGAATCAACTTGCTGAGCAGGCTTATGACCGCTGGCCGCTGAACAAGGTCACCATTATCCACCGTGTTGGCACTATGGGGCTAGGAGAGCAAATCGTATTTATTGGCGTGACCAGTGCACACCGTAAAGCGGCTTTTGCGGCTTGTGAGTTTTTAATCGACTTTTTAAAAACCAAAGCACCATTTTGGAAACTCGAAGCCGGTAGTGATGGCGATAAATGGGTCGAAGCACGCGACAGTGACGAACAAGCTGCCAAAATGTGGCAAGAATAA
- the moaD gene encoding molybdopterin synthase sulfur carrier subunit: protein MIQVLFFAQVRELLGTDKVAVPASGIHTTEDLRAVLAAKNEKWGKVMTSDKLLVAVNQTMSNWDTVVEQGDEVAFFPPVTGG from the coding sequence ATGATCCAGGTATTATTTTTTGCTCAAGTACGTGAATTGCTAGGTACAGATAAAGTAGCTGTACCGGCTTCAGGGATCCACACCACGGAAGATTTACGAGCGGTATTAGCCGCTAAAAATGAAAAGTGGGGCAAAGTAATGACCTCAGACAAACTACTTGTTGCGGTAAACCAAACCATGAGCAACTGGGATACTGTGGTTGAACAAGGTGACGAAGTTGCATTCTTCCCACCAGTAACAGGTGGTTAA
- the moaC gene encoding cyclic pyranopterin monophosphate synthase MoaC translates to MSERFTHINADGNAHMVDVTEKAVTEREARAEAFIEMAPSTLEMIMSGSHHKGDVFATARIAGIQAAKKTSDLIPLCHPLMLTKVEVELEPQVEHNRVRIVSLCKLSGKTGVEMEALTAASTAALTIYDMCKAVQKDMIISQVRLLEKRGGKSGHFTA, encoded by the coding sequence ATGAGCGAGCGTTTTACCCATATTAATGCCGATGGCAACGCCCACATGGTCGATGTGACCGAAAAAGCAGTGACTGAGCGTGAAGCCCGCGCAGAAGCATTTATCGAAATGGCACCATCGACTTTAGAGATGATCATGAGTGGCAGTCATCACAAGGGGGATGTATTTGCCACCGCCCGTATTGCAGGTATTCAAGCCGCTAAAAAAACTTCAGATTTAATTCCACTGTGTCATCCACTCATGTTGACCAAGGTCGAGGTTGAACTTGAGCCACAGGTTGAACATAACCGTGTGCGCATTGTTAGCCTGTGTAAACTATCTGGCAAAACGGGCGTAGAAATGGAAGCATTAACTGCTGCGTCAACCGCGGCGTTAACCATTTACGATATGTGTAAAGCCGTGCAAAAAGACATGATTATTTCGCAGGTGCGTTTACTTGAAAAACGCGGTGGAAAATCAGGACACTTCACTGCTTAA
- the moaA gene encoding GTP 3',8-cyclase MoaA yields MSQLQDNFGRRFHYLRMSVTDVCNFKCTYCLPDGYRPDGKPKFLSLNEIENLVAAFSEVGTQKIRITGGEPSLRKDFTDIIRVVADTPNIKTVATTTNGYRLAKHAKEWYDAGLRRINVSVDSLDPKMFYQITGENKFDEVMRGIDAALEAGFERIKVNAVLLKGLNDKDLPKFLDWIKHTPIDLRFIELMETGLGHDYFQEHHLSGIDIKKQLEQQGWLFDLPRVDDGPAQNFSHGDYQGRIGLIMPYEKNFCASCNRLRVSAKGKLHLCLFTENGLDLRDLLQDASQRPELIERLHGQLEQKKETHFLHQGVTGVTQHLASIGG; encoded by the coding sequence ATGTCCCAACTACAAGATAATTTTGGTCGTAGATTTCATTATCTGCGCATGTCAGTCACTGACGTATGTAACTTCAAATGCACTTACTGCCTTCCTGATGGTTATCGCCCTGATGGTAAACCTAAGTTTTTATCTCTCAATGAGATTGAAAATCTGGTTGCCGCCTTTTCTGAAGTAGGCACGCAAAAAATCCGCATTACTGGTGGTGAACCTTCATTGCGTAAGGATTTCACTGACATCATTCGTGTTGTTGCTGATACTCCTAATATTAAAACTGTTGCAACCACCACTAATGGTTACCGTTTAGCCAAGCACGCTAAAGAATGGTATGACGCTGGTTTGCGCCGCATTAATGTCTCAGTTGATAGCCTTGACCCGAAAATGTTTTATCAGATCACTGGCGAGAATAAATTCGACGAAGTGATGCGTGGTATCGATGCGGCGTTAGAAGCCGGTTTTGAGCGTATTAAAGTTAACGCTGTATTGCTTAAAGGCCTTAACGATAAAGACTTACCTAAGTTTTTAGACTGGATTAAGCACACGCCAATTGATTTGCGCTTTATCGAGCTGATGGAAACGGGTCTGGGTCACGACTATTTCCAGGAACATCATTTATCGGGCATCGATATTAAGAAGCAGCTTGAGCAACAAGGCTGGTTGTTCGATTTGCCACGAGTTGATGACGGCCCAGCGCAAAACTTTAGCCATGGTGACTATCAAGGTCGCATTGGCCTTATCATGCCCTATGAAAAGAACTTCTGCGCTTCATGTAATCGCCTGCGGGTTTCGGCAAAAGGTAAGCTGCATTTATGCCTGTTTACTGAAAATGGCCTTGACCTGCGCGATTTATTGCAAGATGCAAGTCAACGACCTGAGCTTATTGAGCGTCTACATGGTCAGCTTGAGCAGAAAAAAGAAACTCATTTCTTACATCAAGGAGTGACTGGTGTGACGCAACATTTGGCGTCCATTGGTGGCTAA
- a CDS encoding electron transfer flavoprotein-ubiquinone oxidoreductase — protein sequence MERESMEFDVVIVGAGPAGLATACRLMQISKDADKEISVCVVEKGSEVGAHILSGAVFQPDVLDELFKDWRTNCAPLTTPVTNDDIYLFNSDTKSRLMPNSLVPKTMHNDGNYIVSVGNLARWLAERAEELGVEIFPGFTASELLFDENNAVKGILTGDMGVGADGSEKDGYMPGMELLAKYTVFSEGCRGHLGKQLIAKYHLDNGKTPQHYGLGFKEIWKIPAEQHQQGKVVHTGGWPLVDGASGGGFLYHMEDNQVAVGLIVDLNYKNPHLSPFDEFQRYKTHPVIAQYLEGGERLTYGARAIAKGGLNSLPKMSFPGGLLVGCDAGTLNFAKIKGTHTAIKSGILAAETLGEGLIAGLEGGKDLDCFQSRFENSWLHEELHSSRNFGPALHKFGTLLGGAFNFVDQNWFGGKFPVTFRDTTPDHQGMGLASDYAKIDYPKPDGKLSFDKLSSVYLSNTYHEEDQPCHLRLSDQSIPVSVNLAKYDEPAQRYCPAGVYEIVEEEGESKLVINGQNCIHCKTCDIKDPSQNITWVTPEGGGGPNYPNM from the coding sequence ATGGAACGCGAATCAATGGAGTTCGACGTAGTCATCGTCGGCGCAGGCCCAGCTGGTTTAGCAACAGCCTGTCGTTTAATGCAAATATCAAAAGACGCTGACAAAGAAATCAGCGTTTGTGTGGTAGAAAAAGGCTCAGAAGTGGGTGCGCACATTCTTTCAGGTGCGGTATTCCAACCAGATGTGTTAGATGAACTATTTAAAGACTGGCGCACTAACTGTGCTCCACTCACCACTCCTGTTACTAATGATGACATTTATCTGTTCAATAGCGATACCAAATCGCGCCTAATGCCAAATAGCCTGGTGCCAAAAACCATGCACAACGACGGCAACTATATCGTGAGTGTAGGTAACCTTGCTCGCTGGTTAGCAGAAAGAGCCGAAGAGCTTGGGGTGGAGATCTTCCCAGGCTTTACTGCGAGCGAACTACTATTTGATGAAAACAACGCGGTTAAAGGTATCTTAACTGGCGATATGGGTGTTGGCGCCGATGGCAGCGAAAAAGACGGCTATATGCCAGGCATGGAACTGCTAGCTAAGTACACAGTGTTCTCTGAAGGTTGTCGTGGTCATTTAGGTAAGCAGCTTATCGCTAAATATCACCTAGATAATGGCAAAACACCGCAGCATTACGGTCTTGGCTTTAAAGAAATTTGGAAAATCCCTGCTGAGCAACATCAGCAAGGTAAAGTCGTCCACACAGGCGGCTGGCCATTAGTTGATGGCGCATCTGGCGGTGGTTTCCTCTATCACATGGAAGATAACCAGGTTGCAGTTGGTCTGATTGTTGACCTTAACTACAAAAACCCACATTTGAGCCCATTCGATGAGTTCCAGCGCTACAAAACTCATCCTGTTATTGCGCAATACCTAGAAGGCGGTGAGCGCTTAACTTATGGTGCCCGCGCGATTGCCAAGGGCGGCCTTAACTCACTACCTAAAATGTCATTCCCGGGTGGCCTACTTGTGGGTTGTGACGCTGGCACCTTGAACTTTGCCAAGATCAAAGGCACTCACACTGCAATTAAGAGCGGTATTCTAGCAGCAGAAACTCTAGGTGAAGGGCTAATTGCCGGCCTTGAAGGCGGGAAAGATCTCGATTGCTTCCAAAGTCGTTTTGAAAACAGCTGGTTGCACGAAGAGCTACACAGCTCACGCAACTTTGGCCCAGCACTGCATAAGTTTGGCACCTTGTTAGGCGGCGCGTTTAACTTTGTCGACCAGAACTGGTTTGGTGGCAAGTTCCCTGTCACGTTTAGAGATACCACGCCTGATCATCAAGGCATGGGACTGGCAAGTGATTATGCCAAAATCGACTACCCTAAACCTGACGGAAAGCTGAGCTTTGATAAGCTGTCTTCAGTGTATTTATCCAATACCTACCATGAAGAAGATCAGCCTTGCCATCTGCGCCTAAGTGACCAAAGCATTCCGGTAAGCGTAAACCTTGCAAAATATGATGAACCCGCGCAACGTTACTGCCCTGCTGGTGTTTATGAGATTGTTGAGGAAGAAGGCGAGTCAAAGCTGGTAATTAATGGTCAAAACTGCATTCACTGTAAGACTTGTGATATCAAAGACCCAAGTCAAAATATCACCTGGGTAACGCCTGAGGGCGGCGGTGGGCCTAACTATCCGAACATGTAG
- a CDS encoding methyl-accepting chemotaxis protein, whose product MNALSKLTIKQKILMSVTVAVLLSTILVGYLGQRSAKNVVEERMLDSEFPSLLMQIRHKVELDINSLLNAAEQLATSRMLLNWLEQDRPQAQEANVIAQLRDVKNQYDLVQASYADRETAAYYTQDGFLRILTPDQDGWFFGYRDSGQERMLNVFTETNGEVKLFINYQQPNGRGLVGLAKSLDDMVRLLDSIKIEDTGFVYLVDAKGEIKLHPDTSKIGKVNLNGLYDSAGSLLNRNDFNLLRTDVDGDSTLVASSYIPAMDWYLVAQVPESEIFALLDTAAYQILVSTLIIAAIFTGLAIGVATSVSRPISKVAELFRDIGEGEGDLRQRLPVEGNDELAQLAQGFNSFISKIQQSVIEVAQTSEQLSLSANDVSAQANQTLDDSYQQKDRTMMVVTAINQMGATVSEIANSAAQAADTARAADEESSEGQQVVMTARDTINQLSNDVEQVGEVIESLATHTKSIGGILDVIRAISEQTNLLALNAAIEAARAGEAGRGFAVVADEVRSLASRTADSTNEVQTMIDKLQAEASRAVDAMEKSRNRSQQGVSAVDEASQSLTGISQQIATISDMNIQVAAATEEQSTVVEDINRNVTEINDITQRTADTAQAAAAASESLNQLASRLDSLVASFKV is encoded by the coding sequence ATGAATGCACTATCCAAGCTAACCATTAAACAAAAAATTCTGATGTCGGTCACTGTTGCCGTATTGCTATCAACCATACTGGTTGGTTACCTAGGCCAGCGTAGCGCTAAAAATGTGGTTGAAGAGCGGATGTTAGACTCTGAATTTCCCAGCCTATTGATGCAAATTCGCCACAAAGTAGAGTTAGACATCAATAGCTTGCTCAATGCTGCTGAGCAGCTTGCAACTAGCCGTATGCTGCTTAATTGGCTTGAGCAAGACAGACCACAAGCTCAAGAAGCTAATGTGATTGCGCAGCTAAGAGATGTAAAAAATCAGTATGACTTAGTGCAAGCGTCTTATGCCGACCGCGAAACAGCAGCTTATTATACGCAAGACGGTTTTCTACGTATTTTGACTCCAGACCAAGATGGCTGGTTCTTTGGGTATCGCGACAGCGGCCAAGAGCGCATGCTCAATGTTTTTACCGAAACCAATGGCGAGGTAAAGCTGTTCATCAACTATCAGCAACCTAATGGCCGCGGCCTGGTTGGCTTAGCTAAATCCCTTGATGATATGGTTCGATTGCTGGACTCAATCAAAATTGAAGATACGGGTTTTGTTTATCTAGTGGATGCCAAAGGTGAAATTAAGCTGCACCCAGATACCAGCAAAATTGGCAAAGTTAACCTTAATGGCCTCTACGATTCAGCCGGCAGCTTGCTAAATCGCAATGACTTTAATTTGCTACGTACTGACGTCGATGGCGACTCAACCTTAGTCGCCAGCAGCTACATTCCTGCGATGGACTGGTATCTCGTGGCTCAAGTACCTGAATCTGAAATTTTCGCCCTACTCGATACCGCAGCATATCAAATCTTAGTCAGTACCTTGATTATCGCTGCGATATTCACCGGTCTCGCTATTGGCGTTGCCACCTCTGTTAGCAGGCCGATTTCTAAGGTTGCTGAGTTATTTAGAGATATTGGCGAGGGTGAAGGTGACTTACGCCAGCGTTTACCCGTCGAGGGCAACGATGAGCTCGCGCAACTTGCCCAGGGCTTTAACAGCTTTATCAGTAAGATTCAGCAATCTGTGATTGAGGTGGCGCAAACTAGCGAACAACTAAGTTTGTCGGCAAATGATGTATCGGCGCAAGCTAATCAAACCCTTGACGACAGTTACCAACAAAAAGACCGCACCATGATGGTCGTTACCGCGATTAATCAAATGGGTGCGACTGTGAGCGAGATTGCCAACAGTGCAGCTCAGGCTGCAGACACTGCAAGGGCGGCGGACGAGGAATCTTCAGAAGGCCAGCAAGTGGTGATGACAGCCCGCGATACCATCAATCAGTTGTCAAACGATGTTGAACAAGTGGGCGAAGTGATTGAATCACTAGCTACCCATACTAAGTCTATCGGTGGCATTTTAGACGTGATCCGTGCCATTTCAGAACAGACTAACTTACTCGCACTCAACGCAGCAATTGAGGCAGCTCGGGCAGGTGAAGCCGGACGCGGCTTTGCCGTTGTAGCTGATGAAGTGCGTAGTCTGGCATCGCGCACCGCCGACTCAACCAACGAAGTGCAAACCATGATTGATAAGCTACAAGCGGAAGCTAGCCGCGCCGTAGATGCCATGGAAAAATCGCGTAACCGCTCGCAACAAGGTGTTAGCGCGGTTGACGAGGCTAGTCAGTCGCTCACAGGTATTAGTCAGCAAATCGCCACCATTAGCGACATGAATATTCAGGTGGCAGCGGCAACCGAAGAGCAATCTACAGTTGTGGAAGACATTAATCGCAACGTCACTGAAATTAATGATATCACCCAGCGCACCGCAGATACCGCACAAGCTGCCGCAGCAGCCAGTGAGTCATTAAATCAACTGGCTAGTCGCCTTGATAGCCTAGTTGCTAGCTTTAAGGTGTAA
- a CDS encoding MOSC domain-containing protein, with protein MSKQLVSRLSGLYLGDKQDNHDGVSTTINQKRPAKQLIVTHERIQGNGEADPKHHGGVDRVIHHFPREHYGQYRRWDLISGVRDAPTMGENISTVGVNEAQVNIGDIVRFGDVVLQVTQPRSPCFKLNLQFNQPQFALAMQETALCGWFYKVIEAGTIDKSDSMELIERRSDISLAEAMRIYFLPQFDANQYQRLLDSDGLAQSWVNSLQNRLDMGSIEPWDMRLYGPQGKPKLDSVLVKTITNYQLPAHDH; from the coding sequence GTGAGTAAGCAATTAGTGAGTCGATTATCTGGGCTGTATCTCGGTGATAAGCAAGATAATCATGATGGTGTAAGCACCACAATCAATCAAAAGCGTCCTGCAAAACAGCTAATTGTTACTCATGAACGTATTCAAGGTAATGGCGAAGCCGATCCTAAGCACCATGGTGGTGTTGACCGGGTGATCCACCATTTTCCTCGCGAGCATTATGGTCAGTATCGCCGTTGGGATTTAATTTCTGGAGTGCGAGACGCCCCGACCATGGGCGAAAATATTTCAACCGTAGGCGTCAATGAAGCGCAGGTAAATATTGGTGATATTGTGCGATTTGGTGATGTGGTGTTGCAGGTGACACAGCCGCGCTCGCCATGTTTTAAGTTAAACCTACAATTTAATCAGCCACAGTTTGCTCTAGCTATGCAAGAAACAGCCTTGTGTGGTTGGTTCTATAAGGTGATTGAAGCCGGCACCATTGATAAGTCTGACAGTATGGAGCTTATAGAGCGCCGCAGTGATATCAGCCTAGCTGAGGCTATGCGAATTTACTTTTTGCCTCAGTTTGATGCCAATCAATACCAAAGATTGCTCGATAGTGATGGACTCGCGCAAAGCTGGGTTAATAGCCTGCAAAATCGCTTGGATATGGGGAGTATTGAACCATGGGATATGCGTTTATATGGGCCTCAAGGTAAACCAAAATTAGATTCAGTATTGGTTAAAACCATTACTAATTATCAGCTTCCAGCTCACGACCATTAA
- a CDS encoding PfkB family carbohydrate kinase has protein sequence MANILLLANINCDRILQLDKPLQTGGRFHYEDGGLRLGGGGANTGLGLVWAQHDVSIVAQVGSDDLGDWVLAQAGTLGLDCRMVQRYQGHTSEMLLVMTPDGERTIIRSRRPEFHLPKQPKWHKWQGFYINSCAKDPHVWSQAAIEQNPECVVVAQLSSSNEPLPCHVLVASLADMQERCSDDFWVFGQSIAGKALRYFVVTDGENGATAYHDGEPIKVSAMPAEVVDTTGAGDAYAAGLIDSLINGADIKVAMQQAAVWASFAVATQSSVPGEDLLDYLETRPAI, from the coding sequence ATGGCGAACATTCTTTTACTAGCGAACATCAATTGCGACCGTATTTTGCAATTAGACAAACCCTTGCAAACTGGCGGGCGTTTCCACTACGAAGATGGTGGACTGCGCTTAGGTGGCGGCGGTGCGAATACTGGTCTAGGACTAGTATGGGCGCAGCATGATGTATCGATAGTGGCGCAAGTTGGTAGCGATGACTTAGGGGACTGGGTACTGGCACAAGCTGGCACTTTAGGTCTAGATTGCCGTATGGTGCAACGTTATCAAGGCCATACCAGTGAAATGCTATTGGTCATGACGCCAGATGGTGAGCGCACTATTATCCGCTCGCGTCGCCCTGAATTTCACTTACCAAAACAGCCCAAATGGCATAAGTGGCAAGGTTTTTACATAAACTCTTGTGCTAAAGATCCGCATGTATGGTCGCAAGCGGCTATCGAGCAGAATCCTGAGTGTGTGGTAGTTGCCCAATTAAGTAGCAGTAATGAGCCGTTGCCTTGTCATGTGTTAGTGGCATCTCTTGCTGATATGCAGGAGCGTTGTAGTGATGACTTCTGGGTGTTTGGACAAAGCATAGCGGGTAAAGCGTTGCGGTATTTTGTGGTGACCGATGGTGAGAATGGCGCGACGGCTTATCATGATGGTGAACCTATCAAGGTAAGTGCCATGCCCGCTGAGGTTGTGGATACCACAGGTGCGGGTGATGCATATGCTGCAGGGTTGATCGATAGTTTAATTAATGGCGCAGACATAAAGGTAGCTATGCAACAGGCTGCAGTTTGGGCAAGTTTTGCTGTGGCAACACAAAGCTCGGTACCGGGCGAAGATCTACTGGATTACCTAGAAACTCGACCGGCTATTTAA